Genomic window (Syntrophales bacterium):
CGGGTTTCAATACATGATTCCAGCGGGTATTGATATTGATGCCATTCTTGCACGGTTGTCCATGGACAAAAAAGCGGAGCTTAATGTCCATGAAGGGGGGGGAAAAATAATCAATTTTGTCATGATCCGCAGATTGGGCAAACCATTCATCCAGGGAGGCATCCGGGAAGAAATCCTGAGAGAAACGCTGGAGGAACTTAGCTTATGAGCGAAAATGCCCTCCAAGAGTTAAGGGAAAGAATTACCGGGGTTGATCGCGAAATCATCAGGCTTCTCAATGAGCGCGCCTCCTTGTCGCTTCAGATCGGCAGAATCAAAAAAGAGGCCGGCCGGGAAATCTACGACCCGTCCCAGGAGGAGAATATTTACCGCAATATCGTGGGAAATACTGCAGGAGTTTTGCCCGACTGCTCCCTGAAAAATATTTTTCGGGAGATTATCTCCTCTTCGCGGGCCCTGCAGGCGCCGGTTAGCGTCGCCTATCTGGGGCCGGAGGCCTCTTTCAGCCATCAGGCAGCATTGGCTCATTTCGGCAACAGCATCACGGCCGCGCCCAGGGCCGCAATTGCCGATGTTTTCAACAGTGTCGAAAAGAAGGAAAATGATTGGGGGATTGTTCCCATAGAAAATTCCACGGAAGGCTCGGTGAAGGCAACGCTGGATCGTCTGATCGCGACCCCGCTTGTCATACGGGCGGAGGTTTTTTTACGGATACGGCTTTGTCTGCTGTCCAATTGCAACGAGAGGGGGGATATTCAAAAGGTTTATTCGCATCCCCAGGCCCTGGCGCAATCCCAGCAGTGGCTCCGCAGATACCTGCCGGTCGCTTCCCTCATTGAGGTGGAAAGCACGGCGGGGGCGGCCCGCAGGGCGCTTGCCGATCCGTCCGGGGCTGCCGTCGGCAGCAGTCTGGCCGCTGATTTCTACAACCTCAAAATTATGGCAGAGGGCATTGAAGACAGCCCTCTCAACACGACCCGTTTTTTTGTCATCGGGACAAAACCGGCCCGGCAGGAAGCGGGGGACACGGAAAAAAGCAAGACCTCAATCCTTTTTGGAACGGCTCATGCGGCCGGGGCCCTGCAGCATGCCCTTGCTCCCTTTGCCGGGGCGGGAATAAGTCTGACCAGAATCGAATCCTGGCCCATGAAGGAGCGACTTTGGGAATATCTCTTCTTTGCCGATTTCACCGGCCATGTCGAAGAGGAAAAGACGCGGCGGTGCCTGGAGGAACTCAGGGGACGGACTGCATTTCTCAAGATACTTGGTTCCTATCCGCGAGGCGCTGAAGGGGAGCAGTCGTAATGATCGCCATTAAACCACTCGCAAATCTCAAGGCGGTTGTAGGCTTGCCGGGTTCGAAGAGTCTGACGCAGCGGGCGATGGCGATCGCCGCTCTGGCCCAGGGAGAGTCGCGGCTGAAGAATATCCTGATCGCCGACGATACGCTCATTCTTGCCGAGGCGCTCCGGAAGCTTGGTGTGGAAATAAGGCAGAGCGGCGCGGATGTGGTAATACAAGGGGCGGGCGGGGCGATCTCCGGAACCGGCAGGGCGATGTCGCTTGGCAATAACGGCACAGCGCTGCGTCTGCTTGCGGGGATTGTCTCCCTGGGAAAGGGACAATTTTTGCTGACCGGCGACAACCGCCTCTGTGAGCGGCCCTTGAAACCGCTGCTGGATGCCCTTGCCGTTCTTGGTGTAGAGAGCCATACTGAAGGAGAAAAAGGTTATCCGCCGGTAACGATCGTCGGAGGAGGGCTGCGGGGCGGCAAGGTTGTGCTGTGCGATATCGGAAGCAGCCAGTACGTGTCCTCGCTGCTGATTGCCGCCCCATACGCTGCCGGGGCGATAACGATTGTCCTGGAGGGGCGGATTCCCTCTTTGCCCTACATTGCACTGACGATCGAGACAATGGATGCGTTCGGCGTCAGGGTTGCCTCCGCCGGCGATAACCGTTACATCGTCCAAAGCGGACAATTCTATCGGGGACGGGAATTTACGATCGAGGGCGACGCCTCGAGCGCCTCCTACTTTTTTCTCGCAGCCGCTCTGCTGAAGGGCCGCATTCGGGTGGAAAACATCAATCCGCAAACGCGCCAGGGCGATATCGGCTTTCTTGACCTTTTGGAGAATCTCGGCTGCGCGGTCAGCCGCGAAAATCAAGTTATTGAAGTGCTTGGGAAAAAAATGCCGAACGGGGAGATGGTATTTGATATGGCCAAAATGCCGGATATTGTCCCCTCGCTTGCGGTGCTCTGTGCGGCGCGCCAAGGCCGGAGCGTCATCCGCAATGTTGCCCATCTGCGGCTGAAGGAAAGCGATCGGATTGCCGCCCTGGCCGCGGAACTCCGCAAAACCGGAATCGCCGCCCTGGAAATGCCCGACGGCCTGATTATCGAAGGGGGAGTTCCCCACGGCGCGCGGATAAAAACGTACAACGACCACCGCATTGCGATGAGCTTTGCGATCCTGGGCCTGAGCGCGCCGGGGATGGAGATAGAAGATGAGGCCTGCGTCGGGAAATCCTTTCCCGGGTTCTGGAAAGCTCTGGAGGGTCTGTATTAATGAACATAATCCTCATCGGGTACCGTTGCACCGGAAAAACTTCTATCGGCCGGCTTTTGTCAGAGATGAGCGGGCGCCCTTTTTTTGACACGGATGAGCTGGTCTGTAGCCGGGCCGGAAAAAATATCGCCATGATCGTCGCCGACGCAGGCTGGGCAGCGTTTCGAGAGAAAGAACGCTCCGTTATCGAGGAGGTGTCCGGGTCGGAAGGGGTGGTTATCGCAACCGGAGGAGGCGCCGTGCTTGATCCGGCGAATGTGCAATGCCTCAAAAAAAACGGCAGGATAATCTGGCTGGTCGCCTCTGCCGATACTGTCAGCAGGCGGATGGAGGGCGATGTGGCCAGCGGCGAAAATCGCCCGCCTTTGTCGGGGGAGTCACTCGCCGAGGAAGTGAGAAAAACTTTGGTGCAGCGGGAGCCCCTCTATCGCCAAAGTGCTGATCTGGTCGTTGACACAGATGCGCTTGCCGGGAAGGAGGTTGCAGCCATCATTGGTCGCGCCTTTCCTGAAATATTCGGCCTTTTTCCTCCGGGGGGGGCCAGGGGTAAATAAGGAGAAAAACGATTTCAGGTTAAATACTCCTGGCAGCACGCCGTCATAAAGAAGGATAAAAGTAGTTTTTATGAAGAAAGGGTTTGGTGATCATGGCCGGCAACACATTTGGCACACTGTTCAGGGTAACAACATGGGGAGAATCGCACGGTCCGGCGATCGGGGCGGTGATCGACGGCTGCCCTCCCCGGATTCCGCTGACCGCTGCCGATATCCAGCAGGATTTGGAGCGACGCAAGCCCGGCGGGCTGCCCTCGGCAAGCCCTAGACGCGAGGAAGACATTGTGCAGATTCTGTCGGGGGTTTTTGAAGGAAAGACAACGGGAACGCCGATTTCTCTTTTAATCAACAATCGGGATGTTGATGAAGGCGCCTATGAAGGGTTGCGGAATCTTTTTCGGCCGGGTCACGGCGATTTCAGCTACCAGGCCAAGTACGGGATTCGCGATCACCGGGGTGGCGGGCGCGCTTCCGCCCGGGAGACGGCCGGCCGGGTTGCGGCGGGCGCCGTCGCGCGAAAAATAATCTCTGCGGCAGGAATAAAGGTGTTTGCCTTTACCCGGGAGTTGGGCGGAATATCCGCCGAAGGGCCCGTCCCTGTAGCGCGCCCCGCCGGGCCGCTTTACTGTCCCGATCCGGAAGCGGAAAAAAAGATGATCGCCCGCCTCGCGGAGGCGAGAAAGGCGGGGGATACCGTGGGCGGGATTGTTGAGGTTATCGTCCGCGGATGTCCCGCCGGACTTGGGGAGCCTGTCTTTTCAAAGCTAGATGCCGATCTGGCCGGCGCCTTGATGGGGATAGGCTCGGTCAAGGGTGTGGAGATCGGGGCCGGATTTGCGGCGGCAAGAATGACCGGTTCCACCTGCAATGACCAGATGGGGAAGGAGGGCTTCCGGACGAACAATGCCGGCGGCATCCTGGCGGGTATTGCCAATGGCAACGAAATAGTCATCCGCGCTGCCTGCAAACCGATTCCCTCGATCGCGCTGACGCAGGATACCGTCGACATTCACGGCAACCCTGTT
Coding sequences:
- the aroC gene encoding chorismate synthase encodes the protein MAGNTFGTLFRVTTWGESHGPAIGAVIDGCPPRIPLTAADIQQDLERRKPGGLPSASPRREEDIVQILSGVFEGKTTGTPISLLINNRDVDEGAYEGLRNLFRPGHGDFSYQAKYGIRDHRGGGRASARETAGRVAAGAVARKIISAAGIKVFAFTRELGGISAEGPVPVARPAGPLYCPDPEAEKKMIARLAEARKAGDTVGGIVEVIVRGCPAGLGEPVFSKLDADLAGALMGIGSVKGVEIGAGFAAARMTGSTCNDQMGKEGFRTNNAGGILAGIANGNEIVIRAACKPIPSIALTQDTVDIHGNPVTVEIGGRHDAAVIPRIVPVCEAMVCMALADHLLRQRAIQGGGVTDE
- a CDS encoding shikimate kinase, with translation MNIILIGYRCTGKTSIGRLLSEMSGRPFFDTDELVCSRAGKNIAMIVADAGWAAFREKERSVIEEVSGSEGVVIATGGGAVLDPANVQCLKKNGRIIWLVASADTVSRRMEGDVASGENRPPLSGESLAEEVRKTLVQREPLYRQSADLVVDTDALAGKEVAAIIGRAFPEIFGLFPPGGARGK
- the aroA gene encoding 3-phosphoshikimate 1-carboxyvinyltransferase → MIAIKPLANLKAVVGLPGSKSLTQRAMAIAALAQGESRLKNILIADDTLILAEALRKLGVEIRQSGADVVIQGAGGAISGTGRAMSLGNNGTALRLLAGIVSLGKGQFLLTGDNRLCERPLKPLLDALAVLGVESHTEGEKGYPPVTIVGGGLRGGKVVLCDIGSSQYVSSLLIAAPYAAGAITIVLEGRIPSLPYIALTIETMDAFGVRVASAGDNRYIVQSGQFYRGREFTIEGDASSASYFFLAAALLKGRIRVENINPQTRQGDIGFLDLLENLGCAVSRENQVIEVLGKKMPNGEMVFDMAKMPDIVPSLAVLCAARQGRSVIRNVAHLRLKESDRIAALAAELRKTGIAALEMPDGLIIEGGVPHGARIKTYNDHRIAMSFAILGLSAPGMEIEDEACVGKSFPGFWKALEGLY
- the pheA gene encoding prephenate dehydratase, which gives rise to MSENALQELRERITGVDREIIRLLNERASLSLQIGRIKKEAGREIYDPSQEENIYRNIVGNTAGVLPDCSLKNIFREIISSSRALQAPVSVAYLGPEASFSHQAALAHFGNSITAAPRAAIADVFNSVEKKENDWGIVPIENSTEGSVKATLDRLIATPLVIRAEVFLRIRLCLLSNCNERGDIQKVYSHPQALAQSQQWLRRYLPVASLIEVESTAGAARRALADPSGAAVGSSLAADFYNLKIMAEGIEDSPLNTTRFFVIGTKPARQEAGDTEKSKTSILFGTAHAAGALQHALAPFAGAGISLTRIESWPMKERLWEYLFFADFTGHVEEEKTRRCLEELRGRTAFLKILGSYPRGAEGEQS